A genomic stretch from Leishmania donovani BPK282A1 complete genome, chromosome 36 includes:
- a CDS encoding 40S ribosomal protein S18, putative, with product MQPFLKLLAEYPRMSLTLIPDHFQHIVRLLNTNVEGKRKVPFALRMVKGVGIRFAYLVCKKAGIDVERRAGTLTAEELEKIAEIIADPAKFKIPDWFLNRQRDPKTGKTEHLSSSMVDTRLREDLERLKKIRAHRGVRHAYGLRVRGQHTCTTGRHGKTVGVSRGK from the coding sequence ATGCAACCCTTCCTGAAACTACTCGCAGAGTATCCAAGGATGTCTCTGACGCTTATCCCTGATCACTTCCAGCACATTGTGCGGCTGCTCAACACGAATGTGGAGGGCAAGCGCAAGGTGCCGTTCGCGCTGCGCATGGTGAAGGGCGTTGGCATCCGCTTTGCCTACCTGGTGTGCAAGAAGGCCGGGATCGACGTGGAGCGCCGCGCGGGCACTCTGAccgcggaggagctggagaagatCGCCGAGATCATCGCCGACCCCGCGAAGTTCAAGATCCCGGACTGGTTCCTGAACCGTCAGCGCGACCCCAAGACCGGCAAGACGGAGCACCTGTCCAGCTCGATGGTGGACACCCGCCTGCGCGAAGACCTTGAGCGTCTGAAGAAGATTCGCGCGCACCGTGGCGTGCGTCACGCCTACGGCCTCCGCGTGCGCGGCcagcacacgtgcacgacTGGCCGCCACGGCAAGACGGTCGGCGTCTCTCGCGGCAAGTAA
- a CDS encoding RNA editing complex protein MP67, which yields MVREWWVNAAQEAVISRKAISRAERIVSEADDPRSGKRHFYDSDARLCLVCNARLEGSYSTHSHSVDHKPRVALLKRTIGMILTFLEQAASSPSLPPPQESDSSYSLAGSKRFSRSVSTHTGTPAAPAPSCFHALYAESPLFAEDGVPSRALLYHRPLTLREFDLVDVIMRRWWNTLHNPPPRRGSLSFDRLLSLSSAELQMRRWRVRYLLHFLKSRGVLRSCLTLRSDQVNEAPSPNERIHRGEAFERLEMVGDFFFKSLTPDRMHTVFPADEGGLTAELQYFERALDSNHGLLAIYDYLGLDDIAGCFLANNKAKADVVEAVIGELKVLLWSTEVVWGMEYYAVPGERATHVYLRALVAHTIAELGHTVLMWQLESTLRNCRDFILKHTVEEYLGAEKGNERRASGGGDECDVPADLPKYAPLPPLLAWNRRRPGVSVRRGEVPFASKRSRSSIPPSPQDPLRRLAPTASCIPEAIRDHYAVGRKKWSSCACKAAIQALCGSLTQTALQHGNGHTADALSSNSTSASLPLSPQPQPSPTAPASAGAPRSVLRTLVTANCVVIRNSAPLLARNTLTRRVAE from the coding sequence ATGGTGCGGGAGTGGTGGGTGAACGCTGCTCAAGAGGCGGTCATCTCCCGGAAAGCCATCAGTCGGGCAGAGCGCATTGTGTCGGAGGCCGACGATCCGCGCTCCGGTAAGAGGCACTTCTACGACAGTGATGCCCGACTCTGCCTCGTGTGCAACGCGCGTCTGGAGGGCAGCTacagcacgcacagccacagcgTCGACCACAAACCGCGCGTTGCACTTTTGAAGCGCACAATCGGTATGATTCTCACATTTCTTGAGCAGGCcgcctcatcgccgtcgctgccgccgccgcaggagTCGGACTCGTCTTACTCGCTGGCTGGCAGCAAACGCTTCTCAAGGTCAGTGTCAACTCACACAGGAACACCTGCCGCCCCAGCCCCTTCTTGCTTCCACGCCTTGTATGCCGAGTCACCGCTGTTTGCTGAGGACGGCGTGCCAAGCCGCGCGCTCCTCTATCACCGCCCGCTCACGCTACGCGAATTCGACCTGGTAGATGTGATCATGCGACGCTGGTGGAACACCTTGCATAATCCACCACCTAGGCGGGGTAGTCTTTCCTTTGACCGCCTCCTCTCGCTTTCCTCGGCTGAGCTGCAGATGCGGCGATGGCGTGTGCGCTACCTACTCCACTTTCTCAAGTCGCGTGGGGTTCTCCGCTCTTGCCTGACACTGAGGTCCGACCAAGTGAATGAGGCGCCGTCACCCAACGAGCGTATTCATCGTGGTGAGGCCTTTGAGCGGCTCGAGATGGTTGGTGACTTTTTCTTCAAGAGCCTCACCCCCGACCGAATGCACACCGTCTTCCCGGCCGATGAGGGTGGACTTACAGCTGAACTCCAGTACTTTGAGCGGGCCTTGGATTCGAATCACGGTCTGCTGGCCATCTATGACTACCTCGGTCTGGATGACATCGCCGGCTGCTTTTTAGCCAACAACAAGGCAAAGGCCGACGTTGTAGAGGCCGTCATTGGTGAACTGAAGGTTCTGCTGTGGTCGACCGAGGTGGTGTGGGGCATGGAGTACTACGCCGTACCTGGGGAGCGCGCCACGCATGTCTACCTGCGAGCGTTGGTGGCGCACACCATCGCCGAGCTGGGGCACACGGTGCTGATGTGGCAGCTGGAGAGTACGCTACGCAATTGCCGCGACTTCATTCTCAAGCACACCGTGGAGGAATACTTGGGCGCCGAGAAAGGGAACGAGCGTCGCGcaagcggaggaggggacgAGTGCGACGTCCCCGCGGACCTTCCAAAGtacgcaccgctgccgccgttgctcgCGTGGAATCGGCGCCGCCCGGGCGTGTCGGTGCGGAGGGGTGAGGTGCCGTTCGCAAGTAAACGGTCTCGAAGCAGCATACCGCCGTCTCCTCAAGACCCGCTTCGCAGACTCGCCCCGACTGCGAGCTGCATTCCGGAGGCTATTCGGGATCACTACGCCGTCGGTCGAAAAAAGTGGAGCTCATGTGCCTGTAAAGCAGCCATTCAAGCCCTCTGTGGCTCCCTCACACAAACTGCGCTACAACATGGCAATGGCCACACCGCTGACGCTCTATCGTCGAACTCAACGTCGGCATCgttgcccctctctccacaaCCGCAGCCGTCCCCAACCGCGCCGGCGTCCGCGGGGGCCCCTCGCAGTGTGCTACGGACTCTGGTGACTGCGAATTGCGTGGTGATTCGTAATTCGGCCCCGCTCCTCGCTAGAAACACGTTGACTAGAAGGGTGGCCGAGTAG